The bacterium genome segment TTGTACGCGAAGAAATGGGTGACGTATTGCAAAGCACCATTCGGCGGACCGGAGCAAGTGCTCAACTATCTGGCCGGCTACACGCATCGGGTCGCGATTTCCAACCATCGCCTGATCAAGATCGAAGAGGGGAAGGTCGTTTTCAAGTGGCGCGATTACCGCGATGGAAAAACCAAGGTGATGCGCTTGGAGGCGTTTGAGTTTATCCGGCGATTCTTGTTGCACGTGTTGCCCGGCAACTTTTACAAAATCCGCTATTATGGCATTTGGAGCAGCCGTAACCGCAAGACCAAGCTCAAGCGCTGCCAGGAGATCTTGGGAGCGGCAACGGCTCAGCAGGCGCCATCAACGCCGGCGTTCAATTGGGAAGAGTGGCTTTTTGAGTTGACGGGCA includes the following:
- a CDS encoding transposase, giving the protein KFFIHVNVISDLFKKKFLAYLQEAYDDDELKFVGKTAALESPEAFKELKARLYAKKWVTYCKAPFGGPEQVLNYLAGYTHRVAISNHRLIKIEEGKVVFKWRDYRDGKTKVMRLEAFEFIRRFLLHVLPGNFYKIRYYGIWSSRNRKTKLKRCQEILGAATAQQAPSTPAFNWEEWLFELTG